TTGTGATGGTGTCACGTGCGAACATGAGAGTCATGAATTTTGACGAAAACGTCAAGCTTCAGTTTACAAAAGACCTCTTTATTAAAATCGAATTGCTTATAGGGTCGTCGATGATGAGAAGGTGTACAATTGATATTACTTAACTGTTTATTATGGGTAAACGACATATTTATAACTGTGTGTGGCtatatcaaaaaattcCCCGGACATGGGAATAAGagaattattttttctgACTTATTCCTCTACGTAAACAATAAGAAAAGAACCGAATTCTGTAAAAGTGTCAAGAACTTCTGgttatttcaaatattgtttaCATACATATCTTTTAAGGTTCTTGTTTAGAGTTTAACTGTTTTCAatcttttattttctaCAATTACAGCCAAATATGGATCACTTTGAGCACTCCGACGTCGGATCCACAGTTTCTTATCACAACATGGATCACAATATGCCTGGAATGGAAGACAAATGCTCCATGAATATGCTTTTCACATGGGATTGGAAGAATACTTGTATTGTATTCAAATGGTGGCATGTTAAGACAGAAATAGGATTTGTTTTATCACTCCTTGCAATTGTATTATTGGGCGCATTATACGAGTTCGTCAAAGCATGGTTCAGTAAATGGGAAAGGAATGAATTGGCAACATTGGGTGCTTCCAATGCTTCAACGATAACACAGGAAAAAcgattcaaaatcaaaaggGGAGTTTTGTATGGTTTTCAAGTGATTTACTCATTCTGGTTAATGTTAGTGTTTATGACTTATAATGGATGGTATATGTTAGctgttggtgttggtgcTGGCTTAGGTAATTGTATATGGGGGAGTTCCAGCGAATCCAGCTCATCTAGAAGCTTATCATGTCATTAGTGTAATTTCCCAATAAAAAAGCTATACACGAGAGAACAACAAATAGAAATGGTTTGAAGAGAAGAGCTTAAATTTCATAGCTGTTGCGAGAAATAAATAGACAATTTATTCTTAACAAAACATATATATCTAGATATTGAAACCATTGCAAAATGATGTAGTAGTTGATGCCACTACTGTAAATTTAAAGCCGTGGTAGCTAATCAATTATATGTCAATGATACTTACGTTGATGGGCATCTCTTAACACCAAACATATGTTGCagaatattttttgttcacTGCGTCTATAAAActaacaaaagaaaaattttagaAGACCTTTATTTGTACCATCTCATAATCAGATACAACACACTACATCCTAAAATGAGGTCCCCGAATGGATTCTTGCTGTCACAATGGACTAGATTACTTGTACTGAATAGACGCATTTCCCATCATTATACATGTATTCGTTGGAATCACCTGAGTTCAGATTCTCAGCAAACAAGACAACAAGTACCCATATCACCTGAGATATCTGGAGAGATAGATGCTATCGGtaaaaaatcaacagaaaaatcatttgaagGACTTTCTTATGATCTTAGTCAACTCCTTGATGAAGATACTTTAGTGGGGAAGCAAAAAgatcaaaatcaaagttCGGAACAACTTCCAATTGGAAGTATGATGGAATCATCGAGTGATTCTGAACCAATGgattttcaacaattaagCAACTTTATCAAAGAAGCTTACGAAAAGAATCCAAACTACAAAGAAATGGAAAGGAGCCCCAGTGCTAAAAGAAGACAAGTGGATTATTTTGAGGCTTTATTTTCTAAATATGGTGGTACACTGGATCGTG
This genomic stretch from Candida albicans SC5314 chromosome 1, complete sequence harbors:
- the CTR2 gene encoding low-affinity Cu transporter (Putative low-affinity copper transporter of the vacuolar membrane; induced by nitric oxide; clade-associated gene expression; rat catheter and flow model biofilm induced) codes for the protein MDHFEHSDVGSTVSYHNMDHNMPGMEDKCSMNMLFTWDWKNTCIVFKWWHVKTEIGFVLSLLAIVLLGALYEFVKAWFSKWERNELATLGASNASTITQEKRFKIKRGVLYGFQVIYSFWLMLVFMTYNGWYMLAVGVGAGLGNCIWGSSSESSSSRSLSCH